The segment GATTGAGCCGGTTTTCCATCCGAACGTTTAAGTATCTGTGCATATGTTTCATCCACATGCAGCACAGATTTCGCCGTCAATAGTTGCTTCATCAAATCATAAAGCGGCTGAAGCCAATCTTCTGATACACGTATTACCCAATTGGATAAATTCTTATCGTTGGTATGTAGGCCATGTCTCTCCCATTCATTTACCTGACGGTAAAGTGGCAAGTACTGGATAAACTTATCGTAGATAAGCTTTGCTAAAACAGTGGGTCCAGCAATGCTTCTTTGGATAACACCTTGTGGTGCTTTACCACGTTTGATTTGTGCTTTTTGTAGGGCATCTTTTTTACACGCTTTGCACTCATAAGTATGTTCGAAATGTTGTACACGCTTCATCGTCGCTGGAATAAATTTAGCTTCTTCACGTACCATCGTTGAACTGAATTCTACCATTTCACCAAGACAACAATCACAAGCTAAGTTAGCTGGATGATGATGAATTTCTTCAACTTCAATATCCTCACGAAATGAATCATTTCGTTTTTTATTTGTCTTTTTACGAGTAACAGTATAACTAACCGTTTCCGTGCTTTTTTCTTCTGTCTGCTCAGGTTCGCTAAAAGACGGATCGTCTTCAAATAAAGAGCCTTGTCCATCGGGCGCTTGATACTTAGATTTCTCTGATTTAGAGCCATATAAAGCTTTTGTTAATTGGCGAACCTGTTCAGTTAATGCTTCAATTTGTTTGTTTAAACTTTTATTTTGTTCTTTCGTGTAGGATAGTTGTTCTTCCAATAATTGAATTACTTTTTCATTTGAAGCGTTTCCCAAATCATTCACCACGTTTCGTTCAGTATAAGTTGTGGATGATTATACCATTTTTTATACTGCGATTAAAAGATACCTTTTACAGATTTTGCAATTGCCTTTGGCTGTTGTAGGGATAATCCTTCTAATAACCAGCGAAGTTCTTGTTGCGAAAGGTTACGCACTTCATTTTCATCTTTTGGCCATTGTAATTTTCCATTATCTAATCGTTTATAAAGCATAGCGAAGCCATCTCCATCGAAATACAAACATTTATAACGGTCCTTGCTCCATCCAGAAAACAGAAAGATAGAATCACTATACGGATCCAATTCGAAAGAATCTTGAATGAGCGTTGCGAGACCGTCAATGCCTTTACGCATATCAGTCTTACCGCATATTATGTAGATGTTTTGCA is part of the Lysinibacillus sp. FSL K6-0232 genome and harbors:
- the tnpC gene encoding IS66 family transposase; translated protein: MNDLGNASNEKVIQLLEEQLSYTKEQNKSLNKQIEALTEQVRQLTKALYGSKSEKSKYQAPDGQGSLFEDDPSFSEPEQTEEKSTETVSYTVTRKKTNKKRNDSFREDIEVEEIHHHPANLACDCCLGEMVEFSSTMVREEAKFIPATMKRVQHFEHTYECKACKKDALQKAQIKRGKAPQGVIQRSIAGPTVLAKLIYDKFIQYLPLYRQVNEWERHGLHTNDKNLSNWVIRVSEDWLQPLYDLMKQLLTAKSVLHVDETYAQILKRSDGKPAQSNAYNWVCRSVQSEGPIIVLFKSALSRGRAILENLLAGFNGTVICDGYSAYGQLPNVQFANCWAHVRRYWLKADSKNGRIGVEYCDRLFYIERKIKHLSPEERVRVRQQEAKPIIAEFFDWIDRSPFFGKNAIAKAAEYTLSRADELKVFLENGHIAIDNNPAENAIRPNVIGRKNWLFSVSEAGANANAICLSLAETAKANGIDFYQYLVKLMTELPNLPFHQQPEILHNYMPWSDNIQATCAK
- the tnpB gene encoding IS66 family insertion sequence element accessory protein TnpB (TnpB, as the term is used for proteins encoded by IS66 family insertion elements, is considered an accessory protein, since TnpC, encoded by a neighboring gene, is a DDE family transposase.) translates to MKQDFTSVQNIYIICGKTDMRKGIDGLATLIQDSFELDPYSDSIFLFSGWSKDRYKCLYFDGDGFAMLYKRLDNGKLQWPKDENEVRNLSQQELRWLLEGLSLQQPKAIAKSVKGIF